CGTAAATCTTCGCAGCCTGAGCCCCGACTCCCGCTGCACCTACGGTGTGGGCGATCGTGTTCAAACTAAGGATTGCCGCCAATGGACGATCAATATTCTCTTTGAGCTGGATGATCCGCTTCGACGATTTCGTTTTGTCGCGGCGACGCTCGGCGATGAAGCTTGGGGTGATCGAAAGCAAAACGGCTTCGGCAATCGAGCACAGAAACGAGAAACCAATCGCGATGCACAAGTACGTGATGAGTAGAAAATAGTCCATGGGGGTGCATCAGTCTTGTTGTTGGCAAACGATTGGAATCAAGGTGTCAGTCCGCCCTGGTGAAGGGCTACACCCACAATATATCAGGTTGACAATCGCAGCGGTCCCCTACGGCGAAAACCGGAGACGTCACGACGTTCTCGAGGACCGTACGGAAAGAAGAACTGGTCCGTCGTTTGCTTTATCCGTCGTTTGCTTAATTGGATGCGTCCTATGCGAGTGCATTGGGTTGATCGACCACACCGCGATTCCACACCGCGTTTCGGATGCTTCCTGTCACTTGGTTTTACCGTGTCACCAGGTGCCCCTGTCCCCTCCCAATACGAAAGGAATATTCGCGAATGCCGTCGCAAGATTCGGATGCCAGAACCGAGCCCGTTGAGAACCCAACTTTTGGCGAACGCCCCCAACCGAGCGACGCGATGACGGATGCCCCCGAGTTCGATGATGGCACTTCATCGCCGCACACGTCGTCATACACGACGATTCCGATGCAATGGGTGATCACGTGCATCAGCTTCGTGGCAATCGCCTGCCTAGTCTTGGCGACCTGTTTTTGGCTGACTCAAGCCCTGTCGGCTTCGAAGGACGACGTCGCTCGCGATGCATGGATGAGCCTGGGACGTTGCTAATCTGACGCGTCGCGGAAGTTGTCAAGATCGTTGTTCTATGACGCATGCCCCGCGAGACTCTTGCCGAGTTTCTTGATCTAATCCAAAGGCAAATCGCAACGTTGAGCCGAGTGCGGTAAGGCACCGGGTGGCGTGGGGGACCCGGCCGCTGACGCGTCGCGGCTCACTAGATCAACATGCTGTTGATCTAATCCAAATGCTAATCGCGATGGTGGGCCGTGGAAGCAACGCCAGCGGAATTGGGCACGAGCCGTACGGTAAATCACCGCAGGGCTCGCGTCCTGTTGCTGCAGTTTAATTCACCGCAGCAACTTCCGCGCGTTGGGGAAGCGAAAGCTTTCACTTAATGGGCTTACTTGGCCGCCGTGTTAGCAACGACAGCTTCAGAAAAAAGCGACGCAGCGGGTCTATCGACGTGCTGCGAACACCAAACAACCGAATCAGGACCGATCGTTAAGCTGTTGAACCTGACCGATAAAATGTCGTAGCGACGGCACGAGGTCGTGAAACATCATTGCGACGATATCCGTATGACCTTGACGGGCCTCATCGATAAAGGGTTGCAACTGTGCCACGGGCGGCCCGGTGTGAAAGGTGCTCAACAGGCCTTTGAGTGCGTGTGCCGTCTGCGCCACCTCCGCGAGTTGGTCGGATCGCAATTGCTCCTCGAGTTCCCTCAGCATGCCGGGAGCATCTTCGGCCACAATTTCAGCAAGCTCGATGAACATTTCCTCGTCCCCTCCCACACGTTCGAGGGCATCGGAAAAACGCGTTCGCTCGGCTTCGCTTAAAGTTGACATAATTCATTCACGCCTTGACTTGAGGATCAGATCCGTTTTACGGTCGCAACTTCCACCCGACGATAACGCCCAGTCCGAACGCCCAGCACGCAGCGACGTCGGGGTTATCTTTGGCGTAGGCTTTCACCAGGCTGAAGATATCTTGAGCGGGTTCTTTGACGTAATGGGTTGCAGCCCCTTGTGCCGCTTCCCCTGCGCCGGCCGCAATCCGGCTGGCCGTTTCTTTCGCTTGATCGGATCGTGTGGG
The nucleotide sequence above comes from Novipirellula caenicola. Encoded proteins:
- a CDS encoding Hpt domain-containing protein; the protein is MFIELAEIVAEDAPGMLRELEEQLRSDQLAEVAQTAHALKGLLSTFHTGPPVAQLQPFIDEARQGHTDIVAMMFHDLVPSLRHFIGQVQQLNDRS